The following are encoded in a window of Solibacillus sp. FSL R7-0668 genomic DNA:
- a CDS encoding 5' nucleotidase, NT5C type, with translation MKFGFDIDDTLIDLRRYAFHLYNKKLQMAVDEAVFDQMPTVEIHGAFGMTKEQGSQMWQDCMQEIYFTECPSFQDAKEVLNTLAAEGHEIYYITSRPKMYCQQTREWVKAQGFPVVDDRFYCGMQDHEKIDIIKSLALDVYVDDKPAVLNTLAQTSTKVIVKNQSYNQNVNFPRLTNWQEFQALLK, from the coding sequence ATGAAATTTGGTTTTGACATTGATGATACGCTCATTGATTTACGTCGATATGCGTTTCATTTATATAATAAAAAATTACAGATGGCGGTTGATGAGGCCGTTTTCGATCAAATGCCTACCGTCGAAATTCATGGGGCATTTGGTATGACAAAAGAACAAGGAAGTCAAATGTGGCAAGATTGCATGCAGGAAATTTATTTTACAGAATGTCCAAGCTTTCAAGATGCGAAGGAAGTGTTAAATACTTTAGCCGCAGAAGGGCATGAAATTTATTATATTACGTCACGTCCAAAAATGTACTGTCAGCAAACACGTGAATGGGTGAAGGCACAAGGATTCCCTGTAGTGGATGATCGCTTTTACTGTGGTATGCAGGATCACGAGAAAATAGACATTATTAAAAGCTTAGCGCTCGATGTTTATGTTGATGATAAGCCAGCAGTATTAAATACATTGGCACAAACGAGTACGAAAGTAATTGTAAAAAATCAATCCTACAATCAAAATGTGAATTTTCCACGTTTAACCAACTGGCAGGAATTTCAGGCATTATTAAAATAG
- the ribD gene encoding bifunctional diaminohydroxyphosphoribosylaminopyrimidine deaminase/5-amino-6-(5-phosphoribosylamino)uracil reductase RibD, with the protein MKTDRDYMQLALDLAASAKGNTNPNPLVGAVIVKDDVIIGTGLHRKAGEPHAEVHAFRMAGEQAEGATLYVTLEPCSHFGKTPPCANLVKESKVARVVVAMQDPNPSVAGRGIQLLRDAGIEVKVGVLEQQARKVNERFIHNMLTQRPFVVSKFAMTLDGKIAAYNGHSQWITSEVARADVHELRHEVDGILVGVNTVLKDNPKLTTRLENRKGRNPIRVVLDSALQTPLDAHIADTTEARTVIVTSFDAAEEKANALEKQGVVILRVSKTDKGLNLDAALKGLYSFGITHLLVEGGGAVNASFLRSGFIDQYIVYIAPKVLGGAHSITPFTGEDVDSIDLAAQLHFEEVTQIGPDLRIIAYPKQVNEND; encoded by the coding sequence ATGAAAACAGACCGTGATTATATGCAATTAGCGCTGGATTTAGCTGCAAGCGCAAAAGGCAATACAAACCCTAATCCACTAGTAGGGGCTGTTATTGTAAAGGATGATGTCATTATTGGAACGGGCCTCCATCGAAAAGCGGGTGAGCCTCATGCTGAAGTTCATGCGTTTCGTATGGCGGGTGAGCAAGCAGAAGGGGCAACACTATATGTCACGCTTGAACCGTGCTCACATTTCGGGAAAACACCGCCTTGTGCAAATCTAGTAAAAGAATCTAAAGTTGCGCGGGTTGTTGTTGCGATGCAAGACCCGAATCCGTCAGTAGCAGGGCGAGGCATTCAGTTACTACGAGATGCAGGCATTGAAGTGAAAGTGGGCGTACTAGAACAGCAAGCACGAAAAGTAAACGAACGCTTCATTCACAATATGCTTACACAGCGTCCATTTGTTGTCTCAAAATTTGCCATGACGCTAGATGGCAAAATCGCGGCATATAACGGGCATTCTCAATGGATTACTTCAGAAGTAGCGCGTGCGGATGTGCATGAATTACGTCATGAAGTGGATGGCATTTTAGTTGGTGTCAATACGGTATTAAAGGACAATCCTAAATTAACGACACGCCTTGAAAACCGCAAAGGCCGTAACCCCATTCGCGTTGTATTAGATAGTGCTTTGCAAACACCACTAGATGCCCATATTGCCGATACAACAGAAGCGCGCACGGTCATTGTGACGTCATTTGATGCAGCAGAAGAAAAAGCGAATGCCCTTGAAAAGCAGGGTGTCGTGATACTGCGTGTTTCTAAAACGGATAAAGGGCTGAATTTGGATGCAGCATTAAAAGGACTCTATTCATTCGGTATTACCCATTTACTTGTTGAAGGGGGAGGCGCGGTCAATGCTTCCTTTTTACGTAGTGGCTTCATCGATCAATACATCGTCTATATTGCACCAAAGGTTTTAGGTGGTGCACATTCGATTACACCATTTACGGGTGAAGACGTGGATTCGATTGATTTGGCGGCACAATTACATTTTGAAGAGGTAACACAAATCGGACCTGATTTACGCATTATTGCTTATCCAAAACAGGTGAACGAAAATGATTAA
- a CDS encoding methyl-accepting chemotaxis protein, translating to MKLNVKAKLQLSFGVVLALLMLFAAVILYSLNEQNKTLEGIDKDTQMSNLYNDVAFQTVRANAAIRGYMLYKDDNMRTNHYEIRDTLDASVQQLKEMGAANAKFEEFEQKLAAWENSIDQQILPLMDANKMAEAQKVAKPILGAGSQELVVFGKSMANEVNEAMTKLIAHSKEHMRTTFIETIALAIIAIIISIAISTIFARRIALNMQSVMAGMNEFAQGNLLTQLKVTSKDEFGQLADSFNAMAERLRNTMRQVGDSSEQVAGTSQQLTASSMEVSKATEVVTESIQEISLGMTDQQQMTSDSKAFSDHLMKKVSDISDSIEQVNNASAYTKEKITAGRQSVRNVIGQMDVISDNTTELNVRVKELDGNTNAIASAVQVIKTIAEQTNLLALNASIEAARAGEAGKGFAVVASEVRKLADESNIAATEIEQVVQNIVESTRIIEEDIVHNDQSVETGKEKVAETRENFLKIDAAIDRVEDETKAVTQAIKAVLHDVEQLVGEINDINEVTLNSNDSIQSVAAASEEQNAAMEEVAAASTYLAEMAVELQESIQSFKY from the coding sequence ATGAAATTAAATGTAAAAGCGAAATTACAGCTATCATTTGGTGTAGTCTTAGCATTACTCATGCTTTTTGCAGCAGTAATTTTATACAGCCTAAATGAACAAAACAAAACGCTAGAAGGCATTGATAAAGATACACAAATGAGCAATTTATATAATGATGTCGCCTTCCAAACGGTTCGCGCTAATGCAGCAATACGTGGCTATATGCTTTATAAGGATGACAACATGCGTACCAACCATTATGAAATTCGTGACACGTTGGATGCATCTGTTCAACAGCTCAAGGAAATGGGCGCAGCAAATGCAAAATTTGAAGAATTTGAGCAAAAGCTTGCTGCATGGGAAAACTCGATTGATCAACAAATTTTACCTCTCATGGACGCCAATAAAATGGCTGAAGCTCAAAAAGTAGCAAAGCCTATACTTGGCGCTGGATCCCAAGAGTTGGTAGTGTTTGGGAAGTCAATGGCGAATGAAGTAAATGAAGCAATGACGAAATTGATTGCTCATTCAAAGGAGCATATGCGCACGACATTTATTGAAACGATTGCACTTGCGATTATTGCAATCATTATCAGCATCGCCATTTCGACAATTTTTGCCCGCCGCATTGCACTAAATATGCAGTCGGTAATGGCTGGGATGAATGAGTTTGCACAGGGTAATTTATTAACTCAATTAAAAGTGACTTCCAAAGATGAATTTGGTCAACTTGCGGATTCATTCAATGCCATGGCAGAGCGTTTACGCAATACGATGCGACAAGTCGGGGATTCCTCAGAACAAGTTGCTGGCACTTCACAGCAATTGACCGCAAGCAGTATGGAAGTGAGTAAGGCAACAGAGGTTGTTACAGAATCCATTCAAGAAATCTCGCTGGGAATGACTGATCAGCAGCAAATGACAAGTGATTCTAAGGCCTTTTCGGATCATTTAATGAAAAAGGTTTCGGATATTTCAGACAGCATTGAACAAGTAAACAATGCCTCAGCCTATACGAAGGAAAAAATTACGGCAGGTCGACAATCCGTGCGTAATGTTATCGGTCAAATGGATGTAATTAGTGACAATACTACAGAATTAAATGTACGCGTGAAGGAACTGGACGGAAATACAAATGCGATAGCCTCAGCTGTTCAGGTTATTAAAACAATTGCCGAGCAAACGAATTTATTGGCATTAAATGCCTCGATTGAAGCGGCAAGAGCCGGAGAAGCGGGGAAAGGCTTTGCAGTCGTAGCAAGTGAGGTTCGAAAGCTTGCCGATGAATCCAATATTGCAGCTACTGAAATTGAACAAGTTGTACAAAATATTGTGGAAAGTACGCGCATTATCGAAGAAGATATTGTACATAATGATCAATCCGTTGAAACAGGAAAGGAAAAAGTAGCAGAAACACGCGAAAACTTCCTGAAAATTGATGCGGCCATTGATCGAGTAGAAGACGAAACAAAGGCCGTAACACAAGCAATTAAAGCGGTATTACATGATGTGGAACAGCTTGTTGGTGAAATCAATGATATCAATGAGGTGACGCTAAATTCGAATGACAGTATTCAAAGTGTAGCAGCCGCATCTGAAGAACAAAATGCAGCAATGGAAGAAGTAGCAGCTGCTTCAACGTATTTAGCAGAAATGGCTGTAGAGCTTCAAGAATCGATTCAGTCGTTTAAGTATTAA
- the panF gene encoding sodium/pantothenate symporter: MHWAVILPLLFFLIIIFGIGIWANRQVVQSNSFLQEYFLGGREMGGFILAMTMMATYGSASSFIGGPGVAYNTGLGWVLLAMAQLPAGYFVLMVLGKKFAIVARRIEAITLIDFLKKRYDSHTIVILSAFSIIIFLFASMMAQWVGGARLIESLTGLSYTTALLIFAASVLIYVVIGGFRAVALTDAMQGTIMIIGTVILLIATIIAGGGVDHIMQDLVADNPNLISPFGADQSLTPLYVSTFWILIGLGVIGLPQIAVRAMSYKDSKSLHRAILIGTIGIGTIMFGMHLIGVFARSVMPGIEIGDKVMPLLTLEVLPPVIAGVVLAAPMAAIMSTVNALLILVSSTVVKDIYLNYINPKATDKQIKSRSFWVTTIIGVAVVILAVNPPELLIMLNLFAFGGLESAFLWSVVFGLYWKKANKYGAISSMIVGIGLYIYIYEFQTNIFGMHSVTIPIFASLLTFVVVSLVTQKMKKIEDYHF; this comes from the coding sequence ATTCATTGGGCTGTTATTTTACCACTACTATTCTTTTTAATCATCATTTTTGGCATTGGCATTTGGGCGAATCGTCAAGTGGTTCAATCCAATTCCTTTTTACAGGAGTACTTTTTAGGCGGCCGCGAAATGGGTGGCTTTATTCTGGCAATGACGATGATGGCTACATACGGAAGTGCTTCAAGTTTCATTGGTGGACCAGGTGTTGCGTATAATACGGGACTTGGCTGGGTGCTATTAGCGATGGCTCAGCTTCCGGCGGGATATTTCGTATTAATGGTGCTTGGGAAAAAGTTTGCGATTGTTGCAAGACGCATTGAGGCCATTACATTAATCGACTTCTTAAAGAAGCGCTATGATAGCCATACGATTGTTATATTATCGGCATTTAGTATTATTATTTTCTTATTTGCTTCGATGATGGCACAATGGGTTGGTGGGGCTCGATTAATCGAATCTTTAACAGGTCTTTCCTATACAACAGCACTTCTTATATTTGCGGCATCGGTTTTAATTTATGTAGTCATCGGTGGGTTCCGGGCAGTAGCACTTACAGATGCGATGCAAGGGACAATCATGATTATTGGTACGGTGATATTACTAATTGCTACGATAATTGCAGGTGGTGGTGTCGATCATATTATGCAAGATTTAGTAGCAGATAATCCAAATCTCATATCGCCATTTGGTGCTGATCAGAGCTTAACACCTTTATATGTATCGACATTTTGGATTTTAATCGGCTTAGGGGTCATCGGTTTACCGCAAATTGCAGTACGTGCGATGAGCTATAAGGATTCCAAAAGCTTACATCGTGCGATTTTAATTGGGACGATTGGGATTGGTACGATTATGTTCGGTATGCACTTAATTGGTGTATTTGCGCGTTCGGTAATGCCAGGCATTGAAATTGGTGATAAAGTCATGCCGCTTTTAACACTTGAAGTATTACCGCCTGTAATAGCTGGTGTTGTATTAGCAGCTCCAATGGCGGCTATTATGTCAACGGTCAATGCCTTACTCATTTTAGTAAGTTCAACGGTAGTCAAAGATATTTATTTAAACTATATCAATCCGAAAGCAACGGACAAGCAAATTAAATCGCGTAGTTTTTGGGTAACGACCATTATCGGGGTGGCAGTGGTCATTCTTGCAGTAAATCCACCGGAACTATTAATAATGCTGAACTTATTCGCATTTGGAGGGTTAGAATCTGCATTTTTATGGAGTGTCGTTTTCGGCTTATATTGGAAAAAGGCAAACAAATACGGTGCCATTAGTTCGATGATTGTCGGCATAGGATTATATATTTATATTTACGAATTTCAAACAAATATTTTCGGCATGCACTCAGTAACAATTCCGATATTCGCTTCACTTCTTACCTTTGTTGTGGTGAGTTTAGTGACACAAAAAATGAAAAAGATTGAGGATTATCATTTTTAA
- a CDS encoding transcriptional regulator — protein sequence MNIKIGDPQKYEASIHYNGIILLASYLQRLYVYETIQVKINGATDEKLKKVQGMFEHSEMMVKIFEETKSLMDGQRDKLKSFAGEVSLLMQDYIKDEPDFNERLAVVGSTLYGEQMMNFGVIKLGHIFKQNVGKDFPARAKFYEDRTKAVDLMVHLVAQGDTIEEGMQDLINKWYVGIAAQKGGILTDIRKINEMLDFKLNQ from the coding sequence ATGAATATTAAGATTGGTGACCCACAAAAATATGAAGCAAGCATTCATTATAACGGAATTATATTATTGGCATCATACCTACAACGACTATATGTATACGAAACGATTCAAGTAAAAATTAACGGCGCAACAGACGAAAAACTAAAAAAAGTACAAGGCATGTTCGAACATTCAGAAATGATGGTTAAAATTTTTGAAGAAACGAAAAGCTTAATGGACGGTCAACGCGATAAATTAAAAAGCTTTGCAGGGGAAGTATCCTTATTAATGCAAGATTATATTAAAGATGAGCCTGATTTCAACGAACGTTTAGCAGTTGTTGGCTCCACGCTGTATGGGGAGCAAATGATGAACTTTGGTGTTATTAAATTAGGTCATATTTTCAAGCAAAATGTTGGGAAAGACTTCCCAGCACGTGCAAAATTTTATGAAGACCGTACGAAAGCAGTCGATTTAATGGTTCATTTAGTTGCTCAAGGCGATACAATTGAAGAAGGTATGCAGGACTTAATTAATAAGTGGTATGTCGGTATTGCTGCTCAAAAGGGCGGTATACTAACAGATATCCGAAAAATTAATGAAATGCTTGATTTTAAACTGAATCAATAA
- a CDS encoding DMT family transporter codes for MQKYKGELLMLITAIMWGSGFVGMAKGLEHWSVFQLMAGRFFLASIILSLVFYKKLKLINKAVLWKGGLLGAILFFAFTLQTWGLEYTTASKNAFLTAINVIIVPIIAYIIYKRRIDRFEFIAAGVAIVGIGFLSLQDSLTINYGDFLSILCAFAFAFDIFYTNVFVKSEDALALTIVQFYTATILSVIGVIILQDYPTMYSAEGIGIIIYLAVFCTGVAYVCQNLGMQYANPTKSAIILSTEALFGTMFSVLLLNELLTGRMIFGCILIFFAILFAEVKPTFKRKKVYN; via the coding sequence ATGCAAAAATATAAAGGTGAGCTGCTTATGCTCATTACGGCAATTATGTGGGGGAGTGGCTTTGTTGGAATGGCTAAGGGGCTAGAGCATTGGTCTGTATTTCAGCTAATGGCTGGACGTTTCTTTTTAGCCTCGATCATTCTTAGTCTTGTCTTCTATAAAAAGCTAAAGCTAATCAATAAAGCGGTGCTATGGAAGGGTGGCCTATTAGGGGCAATTTTATTCTTCGCCTTCACACTCCAAACATGGGGATTAGAATATACCACCGCTTCTAAAAATGCGTTTTTAACGGCGATTAATGTTATCATTGTTCCGATCATTGCTTATATTATCTATAAGCGTCGAATCGACCGTTTTGAATTTATCGCTGCAGGAGTCGCGATTGTCGGAATTGGCTTTTTATCTTTACAGGACTCATTAACAATTAATTACGGCGACTTTTTATCAATTTTATGTGCCTTTGCGTTTGCCTTTGATATTTTTTATACGAATGTTTTCGTTAAATCAGAGGATGCACTTGCCTTGACCATTGTTCAATTTTACACGGCAACGATTTTAAGTGTCATCGGAGTAATCATTTTACAGGATTACCCAACAATGTATTCAGCAGAAGGCATTGGCATTATTATTTACTTAGCGGTATTTTGTACGGGGGTTGCGTATGTGTGTCAAAACCTTGGGATGCAATATGCAAATCCTACGAAATCAGCCATTATTTTATCGACTGAAGCTCTATTCGGTACAATGTTCTCTGTATTATTACTAAATGAATTATTAACGGGTCGAATGATTTTTGGTTGTATTCTAATTTTCTTCGCCATTCTATTCGCAGAAGTGAAGCCTACATTTAAACGAAAGAAAGTATATAATTAA
- a CDS encoding helix-turn-helix domain-containing protein — translation MIKIGEKIKELRKERKMTLAQVAGDRLSKGMLSLIENGKAQPSMESLQHIAKQLDIDVSELMQSNDSQELKVFYIKVEALVTELNKTYEDEEHREKCQEILSLVEPYMKENKLNGNTFEEIRLTDIYHLMRYYLELSQDTAGFESCIARYKQIYAHSKVVRRYSDLGAIEFNRKNHEKAIVWMLKGVEYIEQFDGFIGEIEKLDLYYNLTVIYAAYNNESESEKYLRLSLNIALEKKILYRINDFYRYLFFMQLNKGDKEKAQIYLNKIRAFSVILEDPLDLVMEDLLQLAYWNQIEHAYERVISTDFNYRDFSSKIRTQLDQFLVGEQAYAHYHLQHIEEAHALLMDIIGPEIYHHPLDAARIYRSFAIRALCYLAQGDVENAKRDILYAADGVKNYAQSLDKTFIDEAYTKIMKS, via the coding sequence GTGATTAAAATTGGTGAAAAAATTAAAGAGCTTCGTAAAGAACGTAAAATGACGCTTGCACAAGTAGCAGGAGACAGGCTATCAAAAGGGATGCTCAGTTTAATAGAAAACGGTAAGGCACAACCTTCCATGGAGAGCCTACAGCATATTGCAAAACAGCTGGACATTGATGTATCAGAACTGATGCAGTCGAACGATTCTCAAGAGCTGAAGGTGTTTTATATAAAAGTCGAAGCATTAGTGACTGAATTGAATAAAACATACGAAGATGAGGAACATCGTGAAAAATGTCAGGAAATTCTTTCACTAGTCGAGCCTTATATGAAAGAGAACAAGCTAAATGGCAATACATTTGAAGAAATTCGTTTAACGGATATCTATCATTTAATGCGTTATTACTTAGAACTTTCACAAGATACAGCGGGCTTTGAAAGCTGTATTGCGCGATACAAGCAAATTTATGCCCATTCAAAAGTAGTCAGACGCTATAGTGACCTTGGTGCTATCGAATTTAATCGCAAGAACCATGAAAAGGCGATTGTTTGGATGCTAAAAGGTGTTGAATACATTGAGCAGTTTGATGGCTTTATCGGAGAAATTGAAAAGCTGGATTTATACTATAATTTAACCGTTATCTATGCGGCCTATAACAATGAGTCTGAATCAGAAAAATATTTACGGCTGTCCTTAAACATTGCACTTGAGAAAAAAATATTGTATCGTATCAATGATTTTTACCGTTATTTATTTTTTATGCAGCTGAACAAGGGCGATAAAGAAAAGGCGCAAATTTATTTAAATAAAATTCGTGCGTTTTCCGTTATATTAGAAGATCCGCTTGATTTGGTGATGGAGGACTTATTGCAATTGGCCTATTGGAATCAAATTGAGCATGCGTATGAACGAGTCATTTCAACAGACTTTAATTATCGTGATTTTTCTTCCAAAATACGAACACAATTAGATCAATTTTTAGTAGGTGAGCAGGCCTATGCGCATTATCACCTACAGCATATAGAGGAAGCACATGCACTCTTAATGGACATTATCGGTCCTGAAATTTATCATCACCCATTGGATGCTGCTCGCATTTATCGCTCTTTTGCAATTCGGGCTCTTTGCTATTTGGCGCAGGGCGATGTGGAAAATGCCAAACGTGATATTTTATATGCCGCAGACGGGGTGAAAAATTATGCACAATCGCTTGATAAAACGTTTATCGACGAAGCTTATACGAAAATTATGAAAAGTTAA
- a CDS encoding GTP cyclohydrolase II: MKNTIDILNDKIRFVVRNDSQNLALVGPVKLPIKQGDFEATFNWYSWLAVDSQKTKQQMIDDLPAMNLAFGQQSSVLVYGDFENRDDALIRMHSICHTGDIFGSQRCDCGYQLHESMKMIVEHGCGAIFYLADHEGRGIGLFSKSLAYLLQEDYYDTVQANHALGFEDDVRSYEDALKILESLRSKPVTLITNNPKKLAALQAHGLAANGHVPIWGGLTDTNARYLQTKVEKSGHLGDVKKLLV, from the coding sequence ATGAAAAATACAATTGATATTTTAAATGATAAAATTCGCTTTGTCGTGCGAAACGACTCACAAAATCTCGCGTTAGTTGGCCCAGTAAAGCTTCCGATTAAACAAGGTGATTTTGAAGCAACATTTAATTGGTATTCTTGGCTAGCGGTTGATAGCCAAAAAACAAAGCAACAAATGATTGACGATTTACCAGCAATGAATCTCGCTTTCGGTCAACAATCTTCAGTATTAGTGTATGGTGATTTTGAAAATCGTGATGATGCGCTTATTCGGATGCACAGCATTTGTCATACGGGGGATATTTTTGGTTCACAGCGCTGTGACTGTGGTTATCAATTACATGAATCTATGAAAATGATTGTAGAGCATGGCTGTGGAGCGATTTTCTACCTAGCTGACCATGAGGGCCGTGGTATTGGCTTATTCTCGAAATCGCTTGCCTACCTTTTACAGGAAGATTATTACGATACCGTGCAGGCCAATCATGCATTAGGATTTGAAGATGATGTTCGTTCCTACGAAGATGCATTGAAGATTTTAGAAAGTCTACGTTCTAAACCAGTGACACTCATTACGAACAATCCGAAAAAACTGGCTGCCTTACAAGCACATGGCTTAGCTGCTAATGGTCATGTTCCAATTTGGGGTGGCTTAACAGACACGAATGCACGTTATTTACAAACAAAAGTTGAAAAATCTGGCCATTTAGGCGATGTGAAAAAGTTATTGGTGTAA
- a CDS encoding FAD-dependent monooxygenase has protein sequence MIKKVDVCIVGGGPGGVLLANLLAKQKVSVLLVERTNAFAKTFRGEHLNEEGEHILKRHGIYERIEQLGLLKMETLEYWHNGTCIKTIMPDEAVGHLGIHVPQAHLLQAILEQAKGYPTFDYALNTTVKELIQNEQGQYTAVRAIQNGKELLIESQLIIGADGRHSSIRKLANIESTVRSHGYDLLWARIPAPQNWSPSIKMALVEGMQISLFTQAKGFVQIGWNIEKGSFPSLRKEPFTPFIEKLCLAFPQLASSVKEHIQSWKDFVLLDVFSSTSAQWGKNGVVLIGDAVHTMTPTGAYGLNSALMDAHILAEQLLQNEPFDYVSCATMRKREIEKIQATQIEKEQKFSDAFVVLK, from the coding sequence ATGATTAAAAAGGTCGATGTCTGTATCGTTGGTGGCGGCCCAGGTGGTGTATTGCTAGCCAATTTACTTGCCAAACAAAAGGTGTCAGTGCTCTTAGTAGAAAGAACAAATGCTTTTGCAAAAACATTTCGTGGCGAGCATCTCAATGAAGAGGGAGAGCACATATTAAAGCGGCATGGTATTTATGAGCGCATCGAACAGCTAGGACTTTTAAAAATGGAGACATTAGAATATTGGCATAATGGTACATGTATTAAAACCATCATGCCAGACGAAGCAGTCGGGCATTTAGGCATTCATGTGCCGCAAGCCCATTTACTCCAAGCCATTTTAGAGCAAGCAAAAGGCTATCCTACATTTGACTATGCATTGAATACGACGGTAAAAGAGCTTATTCAAAATGAGCAAGGCCAGTATACGGCGGTGCGAGCTATACAAAATGGTAAGGAATTATTGATTGAATCCCAGTTGATCATTGGTGCAGATGGACGTCATTCCAGCATTCGAAAGCTCGCAAATATCGAATCGACTGTACGCAGCCACGGCTATGATCTATTGTGGGCACGCATTCCAGCTCCCCAAAATTGGAGCCCCTCAATTAAAATGGCACTTGTAGAGGGCATGCAAATTTCGTTATTTACACAGGCTAAAGGCTTTGTACAAATTGGCTGGAATATTGAAAAGGGAAGCTTTCCATCCTTGCGTAAGGAGCCGTTCACGCCATTTATCGAAAAACTTTGCCTGGCATTTCCACAATTAGCATCCTCGGTAAAGGAGCATATCCAATCATGGAAAGATTTTGTGCTACTAGATGTCTTTAGTAGTACATCAGCGCAATGGGGCAAAAACGGCGTTGTGCTAATCGGTGACGCCGTGCATACGATGACGCCAACAGGAGCGTATGGTTTAAACAGCGCACTAATGGATGCACATATTTTAGCCGAACAGTTGCTGCAAAATGAACCGTTTGATTATGTAAGCTGTGCAACGATGCGAAAACGAGAGATTGAAAAAATTCAAGCAACACAAATAGAAAAGGAACAAAAGTTTAGTGACGCTTTTGTTGTTTTAAAATAG
- a CDS encoding GrpB family protein — MNLGIKKDEVKLVSYDERWQHAFNITKKELKKCLKLQDVQIEHIGSTSIKGIQAKPVLDILIGVENIDELDEAFFKALRSVGFYRLKVERPNEIVCAKFTDTSFETKTHFIHIVDYEKEKWHQMLFFRNYLNANEEIKQQYQDLKTAFFTTNLKGIDAYTEYKDQFVKAIFAKMEEKR, encoded by the coding sequence ATGAATTTGGGAATCAAAAAAGATGAAGTGAAGCTAGTGTCATATGATGAACGATGGCAACATGCATTTAATATCACGAAAAAGGAATTAAAGAAGTGCTTAAAGCTACAGGATGTACAAATCGAGCATATTGGAAGTACGTCTATTAAAGGAATTCAGGCGAAACCAGTGCTGGATATTTTAATCGGTGTAGAAAATATCGATGAATTGGATGAAGCATTTTTTAAAGCGTTGCGAAGCGTAGGATTTTACCGTTTAAAGGTGGAAAGACCCAATGAGATTGTTTGCGCCAAGTTTACAGATACCTCATTTGAAACGAAAACGCATTTTATACATATTGTGGATTATGAAAAGGAAAAGTGGCATCAAATGCTTTTTTTCAGGAATTATTTAAATGCCAATGAAGAAATAAAACAGCAATATCAAGATTTGAAAACCGCATTCTTTACGACAAACTTAAAGGGGATTGATGCCTATACCGAATACAAGGATCAGTTTGTCAAAGCGATTTTTGCAAAAATGGAAGAAAAAAGATGA
- a CDS encoding YhdT family protein produces the protein MNYMQDKRFKIAHKEALIGVGLVILNFAIWYGFAYGLGSGNPAEYRYILGFPEWFFYSCIAGTIFMVICIWLAMKLFFKDIPLDEEEEKR, from the coding sequence ATGAATTACATGCAGGATAAGCGTTTTAAAATCGCGCATAAGGAAGCACTCATTGGTGTTGGATTAGTCATTTTAAATTTTGCGATTTGGTATGGTTTTGCATATGGACTAGGTTCGGGGAATCCCGCTGAATATCGATATATATTGGGATTTCCTGAGTGGTTTTTCTATAGCTGTATAGCAGGCACTATTTTTATGGTAATTTGTATTTGGTTGGCCATGAAGCTTTTCTTCAAAGACATTCCTTTAGATGAGGAGGAAGAAAAACGATGA
- a CDS encoding nucleotide excision repair endonuclease: MPKPDLVIRQREQVIKPGEVEIKPYFGFIDFHKITREKGGIFFFYNEKNELLFVGKARKIRQRIKKHFEDNVSPVKNHRNQIHKIEVYEIEDPVEREIYETYAINEFKAKLNIDKVFFER, from the coding sequence ATGCCAAAACCGGATTTAGTAATTCGCCAACGTGAGCAAGTGATTAAGCCAGGCGAAGTTGAAATTAAACCTTATTTTGGATTTATCGACTTCCACAAGATTACACGCGAAAAAGGTGGTATTTTCTTCTTTTATAATGAGAAAAATGAGCTATTATTCGTAGGGAAAGCACGTAAAATCCGTCAGCGTATTAAAAAGCACTTTGAAGACAATGTATCGCCAGTAAAAAATCACCGCAACCAGATTCACAAAATCGAAGTATACGAAATTGAAGATCCTGTTGAACGTGAAATTTACGAAACGTATGCAATCAATGAATTCAAAGCAAAATTAAACATCGACAAAGTATTTTTCGAGCGTTAA